The DNA segment GATGCCCGGAGACAATGTATCGATGGAGGTTGCCCTGATTACGCCGATAGCAATGGAGAAGGAGTTGCGGTTTGCCATTCGCGAGGGTGGCAGGACCGTTGGCGCGGGCGTTATCAGTGAGATTATCGAGTAAGGGAGACCTTAAAAATAATGCGTGATATTGTCACATTATCCTGTGAGCAATGTAAGCACAGGAATTATACGACGACCAAGAATAAGCGAAAGACGCCGGATAAGTTAACATTCAAGAAATATTGCCCTTTCTGCATGACCCATACCCCTCATAAGGAAACAAAGTAGGTTGTGTGAAAGAATGCAGGCCAGTAGCTCTAACGGTTAGAGCACCGGACTCCAAATCCGGGTGATGGGGGTTCGAATCCCTCCTGGCCTGCCATTTTCGTTGGTGGGCCTATCAGGGCTTTCTTTATTGACGATGTGCGTCGGGGGTTATGGCGTGTTGCCCATCACCGACATGCGTCAGGGACTGGAAACTACATCTTGATATGAAAAAGCCGAGCCAGAAAACAAAAAGCAAGAAGGACCCCAAGAAGAAGCGTGATGCCTCCAAAAGGAATGGCGGTGAGGCTGTAAACGGGCAGCCCAAGTCGGCCGTAGAGAACCGGTCCGTGGCTGAAAAGGCGCCCCGGATGATAAAGAAGTCGGCAAAGAAGGCTCCGGACCCCGGGGAGGGTACCATAGGCAGAATCGTCGGTAAGACCGGAAAATTTTTGAGAGAAGCCAAGGTGGAACTCAAAAAGGTCAAATGGCCGACGCGGAAAGAACTGCTGGCATCTACCGCCGTTGTTATCATTCTGACGCTCGTGGTCGCATTTTTTCTGGGACTGGTGGATTTCGGTCTCATCAAAATCATTCGAAATGTTGTCGGATAGGGTATTTGTGTGGAACTAAAATGGTACATTGTTCATGTGTATTCCGGCTTTGAGGACAAGGTAAA comes from the Deltaproteobacteria bacterium genome and includes:
- the tuf gene encoding elongation factor Tu (EF-Tu; promotes GTP-dependent binding of aminoacyl-tRNA to the A-site of ribosomes during protein biosynthesis; when the tRNA anticodon matches the mRNA codon, GTP hydrolysis results; the inactive EF-Tu-GDP leaves the ribosome and release of GDP is promoted by elongation factor Ts; many prokaryotes have two copies of the gene encoding EF-Tu); translation: MPGDNVSMEVALITPIAMEKELRFAIREGGRTVGAGVISEIIE
- the rpmG gene encoding 50S ribosomal protein L33 → MMRDIVTLSCEQCKHRNYTTTKNKRKTPDKLTFKKYCPFCMTHTPHKETK
- the secE gene encoding preprotein translocase subunit SecE, whose protein sequence is MIKKSAKKAPDPGEGTIGRIVGKTGKFLREAKVELKKVKWPTRKELLASTAVVIILTLVVAFFLGLVDFGLIKIIRNVVG